The Burkholderia sp. NRF60-BP8 genomic sequence CCGTCCTGCGAGTAGGTGCGCGCGAACTTCGCGAAATCGCCGCCGGCCTCGACCTGGTTGCGGATGTCGATCAGTTGCTGACGCGCCTGGCCTTCCGACTTGCCTTCGCCGACACGCAGCAGGATGTGGCGCACGTGCGTCTGCACGATCTTCGGCGCGGCGGCGCTCGCGCCCTGGCTCTGGCGGCGATCGACCAGGCGCACGATTTCGAAGCCGTCCGGCACGCGGATCAGCGTCGGGTTGACCTGGCCCGGGCGCAGCTTCGACGCGGCGTCGACGACGTCGGCCGGCAGCGCGCTCGGCGCCTTGAAGCCGAGATCGCCGCCCTTCTTCGCGTCGTTCGCTTCGGAGTTGTTCTTCGCGAGCCGCTCGAAATCGGCGCCCGACTTCGCCTGCTGCAGCAGCGCCTCGGCCTTCTTCTGCGCGGCTTCGATGTCGGCCTGCGGCGCGTTGGTGGGCGCCTTGATGAAGATGTGCTGGAAGCGCAGGTCCTGCTGCTGCGACGCGTTCGGCCCGCGCTGGCTCGCGATGTAGTTCGCGACTTCGGCGTCCGACACCGTGATCTTGCCGTCGACCTCGCGCTCGCGCAGCTTCGACAGCATCAGTTCGGTGCGTGCGTCGTTCGTGAAGATGCTCCAGGGCACGCCCTGCGCCTCGAGACGCGCGCGGTACTGGTCGAGCGTCATCCCGTTCGCCTGCGCGAGCCGCTGCAGCGTGGCCTGCACGGTCGCGTCGTCGATGCGGATCCCGTCGTCCTTGGCCTTCTGCACCTGGATACGTTCGAGCACCATCTGGTTCAGCACTTGCGCGCGCAACTGGTCGGCCGGCGGCACCGGCGCGTTCTGCTGCTGCAGCCGGCGAGCGATCAGGCCCACGCGCTGGTCGAGTTCGCGGCCCGTGATCACGTCGTTGTTGACGACCGCGACGACTTCGTCGGCGAGCTGCGCACCTTGCGAACCGAGTGCCTGCGCCGCGACCGGCGCGGCGGCGAGCAGCGCGGCGGACGCGGCGAGGCTGGACACGACTGCCGCGAAGCGAAGGGTTTTCTTCATTGCCACTGAAACTCCATTGAAATCGTGCTGACCGGTGCAGACATGCCGGCGTTACTCGTAGTTGCTGAAGCGGGACAT encodes the following:
- a CDS encoding peptidylprolyl isomerase; the encoded protein is MKKTLRFAAVVSSLAASAALLAAAPVAAQALGSQGAQLADEVVAVVNNDVITGRELDQRVGLIARRLQQQNAPVPPADQLRAQVLNQMVLERIQVQKAKDDGIRIDDATVQATLQRLAQANGMTLDQYRARLEAQGVPWSIFTNDARTELMLSKLREREVDGKITVSDAEVANYIASQRGPNASQQQDLRFQHIFIKAPTNAPQADIEAAQKKAEALLQQAKSGADFERLAKNNSEANDAKKGGDLGFKAPSALPADVVDAASKLRPGQVNPTLIRVPDGFEIVRLVDRRQSQGASAAAPKIVQTHVRHILLRVGEGKSEGQARQQLIDIRNQVEAGGDFAKFARTYSQDGSASQGGDLGWISPGETVPEFERAMNNLQDGQISQPIRTEYGYHLIQVLNRREAEGSVQQQMDIARQAIGQRKAEQAYADWLRELRDSSYVQYKIGGVGPAN